One genomic region from Lepisosteus oculatus isolate fLepOcu1 chromosome 20, fLepOcu1.hap2, whole genome shotgun sequence encodes:
- the cmtr2 gene encoding cap-specific mRNA (nucleoside-2'-O-)-methyltransferase 2 yields MSRGRGVRKKIGADKETDLDKFSPDVLAEIKELFSKNVTYYKPPSREWRIPNPNEALKYESQQYRSLQALKESLNQVKDQLSDKNLEEWHQHTSFTNKAGKAISHVRTTVNAEICTQAWCKFYEILATFPLIPQRALQSGEFNSVHLCEAPGAFIASLNHYLKTNCLYCDWMWAANTLNPYHEANDNGMMIMDDRLIASTLPWWFFGSDDTGDIMSQKHLLELKRFTSNMRAIDLVTADGSFDCQGNPDEQEALVASLHYCEAVSALMLLRSGGSFVLKMFTLFEHSSVSLLYLLNCCFNAVHVFKPATSKAGNSEVYVVCLEYSAKEAVRPLLSKMIRNFGPDIAGRALFPHHSIPDSFLRQHKEVCSFFHKLQIQTIRENLRLFPSMSEEQKQRLSQLRDCAAEFYLQRYRVQYLPRSKWLSKTALRGCSLNGKLFGHRKQVGSFNERKELETLTWKEKVEKGYYKAWIEQHVSGDLGKDCILRGPGEDCDIEAWYVLKGAALPKVRSSPFCDLELLNHLNEALEQSLLTRCGNGSPRGACGNPCRTCVVTTTDHLLSEASSLFQEQPAAALPEEGAHCLVVGSSCAQQTGHLRVEFSAPPPCPAPSCVTLHDGEPRYQQEFLRCILCSLRKLQAGGSFILPILSSFTRFTAGLVLALHLCFQCVSFRCPTSSDALGTIAVLLCSGYQLPSDRLVAFLQDMHSVMSETSQPGVQRQVLQFVPMEVLLKGDLPEFLWTMNTAIAKHKLHLLGQAEQESMMLSA; encoded by the coding sequence ATGTTACCTATTATAAGCCCCCTTCCAGGGAGTGGCGCATCCCAAACCCCAACGAAGCTTTGAAGTATGAATCCCAGCAGTACAGAAGCCTGCAGGCCCTTAAAGAATCTCTGAACCAGGTTAAGGATCAGCTCAGTGACAAGAACCTGGAAGAGTGGCACCAGCACACTTCTTTCACCAACAAGGCGGGGAAGGCCATCTCCCACGTGCGCACGACGGTCAATGCTGAGATATGCACACAGGCGTGGTGCAAATTTTATGAAATCCTGGCTACTTTTCCTTTAATTCCTCAGAGGGCGCTGCAGAGCGGAGAGTTCAATTCGGTGCATCTCTGCGAGGCGCCTGGGGCTTTCATAGCCAGTCTTAATCACTACCTCAAGACCAATTGTCTCTACTGTGATTGGATGTGGGCAGCCAACACCCTCAACCCTTACCACGAGGCCAATGACAACGGCATGATGATAATGGATGACCGCCTGATTGCCAGCACTCTGCCCTGGTGGTTTTTCGGCTCTGACGACACTGGAGACATCATGAGCCAAAAGCATCTGCTGGAACTGAAGAGGTTCACCAGCAACATGCGCGCCATCGACTTGGTCACGGCAGACGGCAGCTTTGACTGCCAGGGGAATCCCGATGAACAGGAAGCCCTAGTGGCCTCGTTGCACTACTGCGAGGCTGTCAGCGCCCTGATGCTGCTCAGAAGCGGAGGATCCTTTGTTTTAAAGATGTTCACCTTGTTCGAACATTCCTCCGTCTCCCTGCTCTACCTTCTGAACTGCTGTTTCAATGCCGTTCACGTGTTCAAGCCGGCAACGAGCAAGGCTGGAAATTCCGAAGTCTACGTGGTTTGTCTGGAGTATTCCGCCAAAGAAGCCGTGAGGCCTTTGCTCTCCAAGATGATCCGCAACTTTGGCCCCGACATCGCCGGGAGAGCCCTCTTCCCTCACCATTCGATTCCGGATTCCTTCCTTAGGCAGCACAAGGAAGTCTGCTCCTTCTTTCACAAGCTCCAGATTCAGACCATCAGGGAAAACCTCCGGCTCTTCCCCTCGATGAGCGAGGAACAGAAGCAGAGGCTGAGCCAGCTGAGGGACTGCGCGGCGGAGTTCTACCTCCAAAGGTATCGAGTGCAGTACCTTCCCAGAAGCAAATGGCTCTCGAAAACCGCCCTGCGAGGCTGCAGCTTGAATGGCAAGCTGTTTGGTCACCGGAAGCAGGTTGGGTCTTTCAATGAAAGAAAGGAGTTGGAGACCCTTACTTGGAAGGAAAAGGTGGAGAAGGGGTACTACAAGGCTTGGATCGAACAGCATGTCTCGGGGGATCTTGGCAAGGACTGCATTCTGAGAGGCCCAGGTGAAGACTGCGACATAGAAGCCTGGTATGTCTTAAAAGGTGCAGCCTTACCGAAGGTCCGGAGTTCACCTTTCTGTGATTTGGAATTGCTGAACCACCTGAATGAAGCTCTAGAGCAGTCCTTGTTAACGAGGTGTGGTAATGGCTCTCCAAGAGGAGCATGTGGAAATCCCTGTAGAACATGTGTGGTGACAACAACTGACCACCTTCTGTCAGAAGCATCCAGTCTCttccaggaacagccagcagcAGCCCTTCCGGAAGAGGGTGCCCACTGCCTCGTGGTAGGGAGCTCTTGTGCTCAGCAGACCGGCCATCTGCGCGTTGAGTTTTCTGCGCCGCCACCTTGCCCAGCTCCCAGCTGCGTGACCCTCCACGACGGGGAGCCGAGATACCAGCAGGAATTCTTGCGGTGCATTTTGTGCTCCCTTCGCAAGCTGCAGGCCGGGGGGTCGTTCATTCTGCCCATCTTGTCCTCTTTCACCCGCTTCACAGCCGGGCTTGTCCTTGCTCTGCACCTCTGCTTCCAGTGCGTCAGCTTCAGGTGTCCAACCTCATCCGACGCTTTGGGCACCATTGCTgtactgctgtgcagtgggtaTCAGCTGCCTAGTGACAGACTGGTGGCCTTCCTGCAGGACATGCACAGTGTGATGTCAGAAACGTCACAGCCAGGCGTCCAACGGCAGGTGCTGCAGTTCGTACCAATGGAGGTCCTTTTGAAGGGTGATCTCCCGGAGTTTCTGTGGACCATGAATACTGCAATCGCTAAGCACAAGCTCCACTTGCTCGGTCAGGCTGAGCAGGAGTCAATGATGCTGAGTGCTTAG